From Pseudanabaena sp. PCC 6802, one genomic window encodes:
- a CDS encoding cysteine hydrolase family protein: protein MTTIAAQPYDYKLPTSGKFALVIIDMQRDFLEPGGFGEALGNDVSLLQAIVPTVKKLLEAFRKHGLPVIHTIECHAPDLSDCPPSKLHRGKSELKIGDEGPMGRILIVGEKGNSIIPELEPQPGEIVIAKPGKGAFCRTNLESILQDQGITHLLFTGVTTEVCVQTTMREANDRGYECLLIEDGTESYFPEFKQSTIAMLRAQGGIVGWTTDAASVLRSLEAYSSS, encoded by the coding sequence ATGACTACGATCGCGGCTCAACCCTATGATTACAAACTTCCCACATCAGGGAAGTTCGCATTAGTAATTATCGATATGCAACGGGACTTTTTAGAGCCTGGTGGTTTTGGCGAAGCTTTGGGAAATGATGTGAGTCTGTTACAAGCGATCGTTCCCACCGTCAAAAAATTATTAGAAGCCTTTCGCAAGCACGGTCTACCAGTAATTCATACCATCGAATGTCACGCCCCCGATCTATCAGATTGCCCGCCCTCAAAATTGCATCGAGGCAAATCCGAACTAAAAATTGGCGATGAAGGCCCTATGGGAAGAATTCTGATTGTGGGAGAGAAAGGAAATAGCATTATTCCGGAATTGGAACCCCAGCCTGGAGAAATCGTCATCGCGAAACCAGGTAAGGGTGCTTTTTGCCGCACCAATTTGGAGTCTATTCTGCAAGACCAGGGCATCACACATCTTTTGTTTACAGGCGTAACTACAGAAGTTTGCGTTCAGACAACGATGCGCGAAGCCAACGATCGCGGCTATGAATGTTTGTTAATTGAAGATGGCACCGAAAGTTATTTCCCTGAGTTTAAGCAGTCAACCATTGCCATGCTGCGCGCTCAAGGTGGAATTGTGGGTTGGACGACGGATGCTGCCTCTGTCCTGCGATCGCTTGAGGCATATAGCTCTAGCTAA
- a CDS encoding response regulator translates to MSKSEPTSQIRIMLVDDQNLIRDGLKALLELEDDLQAIAEADNGQSALQALEMLDSQSALPDVVLMDVRMPIMDGVAATQQICKKYDGIKVLVLTTFDDDEYVTEALRVGATGYLLKDTPSEELAAAIRAIHKGYAQFGPGILTKLSTKVSPPQPAPTSNLPPGFAELTAREREVLHLIASGASNREIAVQLYISEGTVKNHVTNILGRLNLRDRTQAAIFANSILPLLGNPPQK, encoded by the coding sequence ATGAGTAAATCAGAACCTACATCTCAAATTCGCATCATGCTGGTGGACGACCAGAACCTCATTCGCGATGGTCTCAAGGCACTATTGGAATTGGAAGACGATCTGCAAGCGATCGCTGAAGCTGATAACGGACAGTCGGCATTGCAGGCTCTAGAAATGCTTGACAGTCAATCTGCCCTGCCAGATGTCGTACTAATGGATGTGCGGATGCCAATTATGGATGGGGTGGCAGCAACGCAGCAAATTTGCAAAAAGTATGATGGGATTAAAGTACTGGTGCTCACTACATTTGATGATGATGAATACGTCACCGAAGCGCTCCGAGTAGGAGCAACTGGCTACCTGCTTAAAGATACACCATCAGAGGAATTAGCCGCCGCCATCCGTGCCATCCACAAGGGCTATGCCCAATTTGGGCCTGGTATCCTGACCAAGCTATCGACAAAAGTATCGCCCCCCCAACCCGCTCCCACCTCCAATCTGCCTCCTGGCTTTGCCGAACTCACTGCTAGGGAACGGGAGGTATTGCACCTAATTGCATCAGGTGCGAGCAATCGCGAAATTGCAGTCCAGCTCTATATCTCTGAAGGTACCGTCAAGAATCACGTTACTAATATTCTCGGTCGTCTCAACCTGCGCGATCGCACTCAAGCTGCCATCTTCGCCAACTCTATCCTACCCTTATTGGGAAATCCCCCACAAAAATAA
- a CDS encoding cupin domain-containing protein, which translates to MLKPDRALIFKDLFNIHQNHHNLPWQPFREGIDIYRLYGDGTGASAALLRYQKGASVPRHNHSGFEHIFVLSGEQSDRNGTHVAGTLVINPPETSHSVTSESGCIVLAIWEKPVVMQVDV; encoded by the coding sequence ATGCTAAAACCAGATCGAGCTTTGATTTTCAAAGATCTATTCAATATCCATCAAAACCATCACAACCTGCCTTGGCAACCATTTCGAGAAGGCATAGATATCTATCGATTATATGGAGATGGTACGGGAGCGAGCGCGGCTCTACTGCGCTATCAAAAAGGTGCAAGCGTTCCCAGACATAACCACTCTGGCTTCGAACATATTTTTGTTTTGTCTGGGGAACAGAGCGATCGCAACGGCACCCATGTAGCTGGCACCCTGGTGATTAATCCTCCAGAAACCAGTCATAGCGTCACTAGTGAATCCGGTTGCATTGTTTTGGCGATCTGGGAAAAACCCGTCGTGATGCAAGTAGATGTCTAA